AAGGTAATCTATATTTTCCAGGCAAACATTGGTTTTGTCGACCTTGTCAAAACCATTTACCGGGAGTTCGATCTAAAGTTGGCGACCAACAATCTTGCGGACATGGTAAACGGTCTCCATCTCGCACTCATCGAGGTGTACCGGCAGGGCAAGACGGTAGTGATTATCATCGACGAGGCCCAGAACATGCCTGTGGAGACCCTGGAAAACCTGCGCATGCTCTCCAATCTCGAAACGCCAACCGAAAAATTAATCCAGGTCGTGCTTGTAGGCCAGGCAGAGTTCGACGATTTGCTTGAAAGGCACGAGCTGCGCCAGCTGAAGCAGAGAATTGCAATCCGAACACATATCCTGCCGTTGAGTGCTGAAGACAGTTTTGCCTATATCCAACACAGGCTCTCTGTCGCCGGACTGGACAACAGTTCGATTTTTGACAAAGGAGCGCTCGATGTCATCGTTAAGGAAGCGCGTGGCATACCCCGAAAGCTTAACATCCTGTGCGACAACGCACTCATTACAGGATATGGTTACCAGAAAAATCCGGTCACGGCAGGTATCGCCAAAGAAGTGGTCAGGGACTTCGCTTACGAGTATCATCCGAGGCCTGTCTCCCGCAAGTGGCTCAAGGCGGCCCTGATCAGTCTTGTGATCATCATTGCAATCGCAGTCGCCTTCTTTCTATCTCCTTATGGGACC
The genomic region above belongs to Syntrophorhabdales bacterium and contains:
- a CDS encoding AAA family ATPase; this encodes MYEKFYNLTREPFHITPDPRFLFLSEGHKQALASMVYGIEKRKGFVAITGGIGVGKTTIIRAYLEKAAAANLKVIYIFQANIGFVDLVKTIYREFDLKLATNNLADMVNGLHLALIEVYRQGKTVVIIIDEAQNMPVETLENLRMLSNLETPTEKLIQVVLVGQAEFDDLLERHELRQLKQRIAIRTHILPLSAEDSFAYIQHRLSVAGLDNSSIFDKGALDVIVKEARGIPRKLNILCDNALITGYGYQKNPVTAGIAKEVVRDFAYEYHPRPVSRKWLKAALISLVIIIAIAVAFFLSPYGTLLKDGKKATIAIPATPDKKSNESAPGSSPSPTVNPPLPATKPQVMSPAVVSPASGEQQGLASAPDVLQPRTSRGVYKTRVVKHGETLSDLVREVYGLGWKTALDPSLIEFVRRNNPSITDSDLIYAGSVIQFPDFPRKQR